One Oncorhynchus mykiss isolate Arlee chromosome 9, USDA_OmykA_1.1, whole genome shotgun sequence genomic window, atggacagagtgaagagactatacatgactgttatcaagatggacagagtgaagagactatacatgactgttatcaagatggacagagtacATAAAGTGTTTTTATTTCTAAACGTTttaacagatatgtatgaaaaaaATCCTCAAAATAAAAGGTGATATTCTGTACTAgcgcctcatatgaaacatttgatctcaaatccaaaatgctggagtatagagacacatttACAATTTACTGTCTGAATACATAGGGAGGTGAATGTATAGAAATACAGTGaatgattgaggtaatatgtgcaggcaggcaggcgggcgggcgggcgggcgggcaggcaggcaggcaggcaggcaggcaggcaggcaggcaggcgtaAAACCTGAGTATGTACGGAGGCTTTCGTACTGATATAGACTTGCACTGAGAGACAAAACATCACATGTATCATGTTCCATGTAATCCATCTACCCCCTGAAGGTAGGCTTGAACGTAGGTGTCAGAATCTGGACTCAAACAGAACCCCTTTGGGCTGGCGTCCACAGTGTTGTTGTCACCTGCTGACAATAGCACTGGACCCAAGCCACCTCTGAAAGAGGAGATGTCACTGGGGAGTCACATGACTGTACACGATAGGTTTGTCAACTCTCCTGGACAACGGGGATGACAACTACAACCAGAGGCCGGTATGACTGTACATACCGTATGGCTGTTTGTGAGCCAAGGTTGCCTAGAGGCTGGATAAAGAGGTGGACCCCTCCCCAATCTCCCCCAATCTCCCCTAGGTCCACTCCTGGATGTACATGGTGTCTCACCAAACACAGGACACACTATACATTAAAATGAACAAGTTAGTTAGGTTAGAGAATGCCTTGTAATCTCACCTGATGCAAACTGCATCCACCCACAGATCTTGTAGACGCTCCCGGTGTTGCAAAACCAGAACAGAGTGAAACAGACCATACAGCCCACTATCAGCAGCATGGATGTACCCACGAAGAAGAGGGCTGTCCTAAAGGCTGGGGACGGGATGGAAGCAAAGTCCAAGGCACTTCCTTtatgaaggaggaggaagagaagaagattACTGCAATGATCTCTGATGTCCAATGaaacatcttcttcttcttcttctgtcttcTGCGTTATTCAAACCCCTCCGAAAGACACACAGAAtagcctacacatacagagaggttGGAGCAGAAGATGACATCATATTATTAGTATAGGGTATCTGTGGGTTGGAGAAGCTGGAGCAGAAGATGACATCATATTATTAGTATAGGGTATCTGTGGGTTGGAGAGGCTGGAGCAGAAGATGACATCATATTATTAGTATAGGATCTCTGTGGGTTGGAGAGGCTGGAGCAGAAGATGACATCATATTATTAGTATAGGATCTCTGTGGGTTGGAGAGGCTGTAGCAGAAGATGACATCATGTTATTAGTATTGGATCTCTGTGGGTTGGAGAGGCTGGAGCAGAAGATGACATCATGTTATTAGTATAGGATCTCTGTGGGTTGGAGAGGCTGGAGCAGAAGATGACATCATGCTATTAGTATAGGATCTCTGTGGGTTGGAGAGGCTGGAGCAGAAGATGACATCATATTATTAGTATAGGATCTCTGTGGGTTGGAGAGGCTGGAGCAGAAGATGACACCATGCTATTAGTATAGGATCTCTGTGGGTTGGAGAGGCTGGAGCAGAAGATGACATCATGTTATTAGTATAGGATCTCTGTGGGTTGGAGAGGCTGGAGCAGAAGATGACATCATGCTATTAGTATAGGATCTCTGTGGGTTGGAGAGGCTGGAGCAGAAGATGACATCATGCTATTAGTATAGGATCTCTGTGGGTTGGAGAGGCTGGAGCAGAAGATGACATCGTGTTATTAGTATAGGATCTCTGTGGGTTGGAGAGGCTGGAGCAGAAGATGACATTGTATTATTAGTATAGGATCTCTGTGGGTTGGAGAGGCTGGAGCAGAAGATGACATCATGTTATTAGTATAGGATCTCTGTGGGTTGGAGAGGCTGGAGCAGAAGATGACATCATGTTATTAGTATAGGATCTCTGTGGGTTGGAGAGGCTGGAGCAGAAGAGCGGCCCATTAAGCAGTTTAGTGATTAGAACAATGGTTCAAGGGGATGCGTTTTTTCATTCTCATCACAGTTTTTACTCTGTACTGAAGAATGAACTGCTGACATTGTGTCAACTGTGGACTAATGAACAAAATACTAAAAGATAGTTATTGTGTAAAGTGActctttaaaggggcaatctgctgtTGAAACAAATGCAAAGCGACTCCTTTCGGTAAAAATcagagggatggggctggagaaatttgACCACTCTCAAAtgtatagacagagctatggatgcaaggactgaccatccatgatatcaaaataatatttgtaaCCATACCTTGAGGCTGTACAGTGATTGATTACATGTACTTTGATTACAAACATTTGAAGTAAAACAATCTTATAGTTTGGGTTCTGATGAGGTACAATAGTTTAACTAAGCTTAACTAAGctcataagttatattcttcaagaatcaacggGTTCGTATCACTTATTTttatgtccaaaaatggatgtagcaactgcagctTGGCCCTTTAAGTGCCTTGCCTTTACAGATGAGCTCCGAGGTCAGCGCGTTGCCGATACAGTAGTGAAACAGGCCGAAGTATCCGGCCTGCGGGGTGTTGACGCTGTCCCCGATCCAGTACGGTTGGATGAACACCACCATTTCTATGATGGAAAAGCAGATGGTGAATATCGCCCACAGTACGCCGACGGCTCGCGCGTTCCTGACGTAGTTGGTGTGATAGATTTTGGCCGCCTCCTGCGCAGGGAGCATTTTCTCACTTTTTGATTTGGTCTCAACTTTCTCTGTTGTTGACATCTTGTTGACGAGGAAATAGAGGGTGGTGAGGGTGAAGACGTGGAAGATGCGCAGATAACTCTTCTCGAGTCACCAGAAAGTCACCCGTTTTGAGTCAGCAGAGAGTATGAGCATGAAGCTTTCAGGTGAGATACTTCTCAGGGTTTACTGTCAGTTACTGTCGGTTTGAGTTTCTCTTCAATGCCAACTTGTTTTCAGTGAACGCTCCGCTTGGTCGTCTGCCAGACACTTCCAAGGATCCAGATGAACTTGTCATATAGAATTATAACTGAATGTATAAAAGGAAGATGTAAGtccacaaaacaaatattttctAATACAAGACCCACTGAGCGCTCAGATCATTGTCTTTGTTTTACTTTGCCTTGAAGTCCGTGAGAAGATCAGTGCTCTGTAGCAGCAGACAGATACCACTTGTTAAGAGTTGGTGTGTCTCCTAAGGTGTTGGAATCAAACCGTGCCAGTAATGGTGTGATATGTTGAATTATTCAAGGTAAGGAGATGAGAGACGTTAGGAGTGATGGACCACGTTGCTTAGTGGAACCAGATACATCTAGCTACGTGTtaatcatttgatttatttataagGCTGTTGACTAACGGGACAATTCTCCAATGTGATGTTTTAACCTCAACATTGTTCACAAACTCAAGAAGTAGTTGTTTTTAATAACACAACATAGCTTTGTTACAATATTAAatgtccaatgcagccgtttttatctcaatatcaaatcgtTTCTGGGTAACATTTAAGTACAAATACATCCATCACTTAGCACCATTCCTTTCTATTTGAAGACTCAATAGCGCATTAAAGCCTAATTAAATCGGTTAAGATGACATCTCATGGAGACATAATACCCGCAGTTTGAGGTTCTCCAGGATGTGAAttctcagtgctgccccctctaaTTGAGTAACTTAAGTTGAACGCCGACAGCAACTAAATTATCCTTAGAACTTTTCTGTGTGCAATTTTTAAAATAATCGTTTCAAGTGAAGATTCACCACGAAGATTGCCATTTCTCCATTCCCGATCATGTTTTCTGCAGTACCGCGGTCGGCCTTGAACTtgcttcaatgagagggggcagtcaTTCTCGGGAGAGGGGGCAGTCATTCTCCCCTGGTGTAAATGTACAGAGTTTACTGGCATGTCACATTGGAGTCACACGATACTAGCACAAGGCATAGCTAAATACTGTAGAAACATTATATAGCTCTGGCCCATGGTTTCCATTAGCCGAcaattgctgttttttttttttaaatgaaaagctgaTAAATAAAACTGTTTCCGGTCAAAATGACCGGgagaaatatatatttaaaaaaatacgaAAATACCAgtggatgtaaatacatttgaatctCGCGCGTATCGGTTtataggttaatttgcataatcgtgtggaattaaattggcctGTGTGTATTTTCGTTAGTTGTAATGTATCTTATTTATCCAACACAACTATCACACAAGCACAGCATATTTTGAAAGGGATTTCTCCTGCAGAtcctcagctggttgctgctggagtaaaacaTGTGCTTTTATAATTATAATTAAGCAACAATTCTAAATACAAATAGTCCAgggagccatttgattacctgttcaggagtcttatggcttgggggtaaaaactgttgagaagcttttttgtcctagacttggcactccggtactgttttgccatgcggtagtagagagtggtggctggggtctttgacaatttttagggccttcctctgacaccgcatagtgtagaggtcctggatggcaggcagtttagccacagtgatgtattgggccatacGCATTACCCTGTGTAGTTCCTTGCGGTCGgtggccgagcaattgccataccaggcagtgatgcaaccatgctctcgatgttgcagatgttgcagctgtagaaccttttgaggatctccagacccatgccaaatctttttagtttcccgagggggaataggtattgtcgttccctcttcacgactgtcttggtgtgtttgaaccattctagtttgttggtgatgtgaacaccaaggaactttaagctctcaacctgctccactacagccttgtcGATTGTTGAAGTTTACGTTTTGccaaaaacaagaaaataaaaataaaccgtTTTAAACTGTTTTATTagtacattgtaaatacaatattATATTATTGATGATACTTTCATAATTTAATATTGAAAACAATTTACTTAATGTTCCAATAATTTTTTTAGGGTCCCTGTCAGTcaattaaaatgataaacatcaAAAAGTAAACTCTACTAATTCGAGAGCACCAGCCTCTGCTATATGGAAATGAGAATACCtcgtcaactgaaatgtgtcttccgcatttaacccaacccctctgaatcagaaaggtgcggggggggctgccttaatcagcatccacgtcttcggtgcccaggggaacagtgggttaactgccttgctctggggcagaacgacagattttttaccttatcagctctgggattcgatccagcaacctttcggttactggcccaacgctctgattCACTGTGATCATTGGCGGCTAAAGAAATGAGCGCATATCCTATAGGAACTCATATCCTATAGGAACTCATATCCTATAGACCATtccagcagtaggcctataattttaatagctaactatgtaaaaaaaaaaaataggcctacataatgctgacaaataaaaacagtagaaaatatGATGATCAACTCTGTTTCTTTCAATCACATTGAACTCTCTACTCCGCCTCTCTGCCTCCACTTCTATCTGTCTTGAGCTAATCATTATAGTGAAATGCAACATttgtatcaaatcaatcaatcgtGTCTGTCCGGAAGCTTTCGCCAGCGATCTTGCAACATCTTATCAACTAGCCGTATCAACTAGCCTTATCAACATCTATCAACTAGCCTTATCAACTAGCCTTATCAACATCTATCAACTAGCCTTATCAACTAGCCTTATCAACTAGCCTTATCAACTAACTTATCAACGTGCCACTGAGCTCGGGACAGACAGCTCTTTTTGCACAAGGGAAAAAGTGTTCAGGTATTTGAAGAAATTTCCACTGGTTATATGGGATCATCAGATCATTATATTTAGCTCTTCCACACCGAGGCTAGTTGGTTATTGATGGGGAGATTGtaggaaatatattttttaaataacttaCTGTGAGGAACTATAGTTTTAATAGGCTATATTATCATTCGCAATGGATACTAAAAAAACAGACAAGAGTTGACTTTCCTACATTCTGCGGAGAAGAAAGTACTTCTATGTGTGCTCAGGCTCCCTCAACATTAAcaggacagaacaaacagacacGTGCTCTTTGTTCACATGGAGCACCACAAACATGTATTTATATAAAACTCGTAAAtgatgcttctacacctgcattgcttgctgtttggggttttaggctgggtttctgtacagcactttgagatatcagctgatgtaagaagggctatataaatacatttgatttgatttgatggttaTGGCATGAAACCAAAAATCGTGTTTCTCCCAAGTGTAGCAagttgtgaactctgcaaacaacgtttccACTCTGAGAATGAGAACGGTAAACGACTGTGATTAATAAATGCAGTTACATAAATTAAATGTAACCAAAATGACAAGATTTAACGATACATTTACTATTGTTCAACTaaactaacatatggaattgttttaagatggtcattcCATCCATCATTTAGTTATTCaaatttagaattttaggacccctgtaggtgtaaaacaaatattaaaataatgatttgATAAAGTATAGAATGAGGCCTTTACTACTACAGCCCATAGAagcacattgaataacacattcataaatggcaacaCAGACAGTCCAGaaataaatcataaggaataaggttttgatgTGGGTTTTTTTTGGACACATGTTTAAGCCCTTATTTTGTTAGCACAaaactacagtggcaagaaaaagtatgtgagccCCCTagaggctaatgacttctccaaaagctaattgtagtcaggagtcagctaacctggagtccaatcaatgagacgagattggagatgttggttagagctgccctgccctataaaaaacactcacaaaatttgagttgctattcacaagaagtattgcctgatgtgaaccatgcctcaaacaaaagagatctcagaagacctacgaTGAAGAATTGATGCATTGCatgaagctggaaagggttacgaaagtatctctaaaagccttgatgttcatcagtccacagaaAGACAAATTGTCTTTAAATGGAGaaatttcagcactgttgctactctccctaggagaggccatcctgcaaagatgacagcacaaagcagaatgctcaatgaggttaagaagaatcctagagtgtcagctaaagacttacagaaatctctggaagatgctaacatctctgttgatgagtctacagtacgtaaaacactaaacaagaatggtgttcatgggagaacATCATGGAAGAAGCCTCTGCTGTCCAAAAAAAGCATTGCCgcatgtctgaagtttgcaagagagcacctggatgttccacagcactactggcaaaatattctgtggacagatgaaactacagttgagttgtttggaaggaacacacaacactctgtgtggagaaaaaaaggcacaacaAACCAACataaaacctcatcccaactgtaaagtctggtggagggagcatcatggtttggggctgctttgctgcctcaggtcCTGGACAGCTTGCTGTCATCGACCGAAAAAGacattcccaagtttatcaagacattttacaggagaatgtaaggctatctgtccgccaattgaagctcagcagaagttaggtgatgcaacaggacaacaacctaaaagacagaagtaaatcaacaacagaatgccttgaacagaagaaaatataccttctggagtggtccagtcagagtcctgaccttctggagtggcccagtcagagtcctgaccttctggagtggccctgtcagagtcctgaccttctggagtggccctgtcagagtcctgaccttctggagtggcccagtcagagtcctgaccttctggagtggcccagtcagagtcctgacctcaacccgattgagatgctgtggcgcgatctcaagagagcggttcacaccagacatcccaagaatattgtggaactgaaacagttttgtaaagaggaatggtccaaaattcctcctgactgttgtgcaggtctgatctgcaactatagaaaacgtttggttgaggttattgctgccaaaggagggtcaaccagttattaaatccaagggttcacatacttttcccaccctgcactgtgaatgtttacacggtgtgttcaataaagacatgaacaattatagttgtttgtttgttattagtttgagcagactgtgtttgtctgttgttgtgacttagatgaagatcagatcaaatattatgaccaatttatgcagaaatccaggtaattctaaagggttcacatacatttTCATCCCACTGTACCTCTATACATCCATTCATTTTTAAAACCGGTGACAGCTACCTTCAGACtggtcccgtgacacttgtggagAACACAATGGCATTTGTAAGAATCAAATCTTTCCCTTAAGTCGTCATATTAGGCCAACCATTCAGACACTACAGACGTTTTCTTTTGTGAGAAGATTGATTttctggatgtctcatggtctgacaaacaccgctgttgcttggccaccttccaccgcagacgAGGGAAGGCCGACATAAGCCgtgtctagacttgacagttcatgcagcTTTAGAATTTATCATcgagttctgatcatggaattcCGAACGGTCATGCATCTACACCTACATGAATGTGTCTGGATTTCCTTTCCCTGCTCTATAATAAAATGCCAGTTTGTATTCTACAAACGGTGGAATAGGCTAAATATTATAATAACACGACAACCGATGACGGTAGCTAACTACTTTAGGATAATtagccagctaacctctgtagctagTCAGCAAGCTAGCAAGCAAAGTTAAAGGGATCGCAAACGGGTTAGCATAACTCTAGCCAAACGAAACATTGTTATTTCTAAATATAAGACATTTATGATAACATTTATGAGGTGCCCCTGGGTCACAAAACACACGTTTTATGGAGACTAGTGTGAGGAATGCTGAGGACTTCGCCCACTGTATGTGATTTCGGTAGCCTGATTTGCGTCCAGGCTGAGGAGAAATCCATACACCTGAAGAAGTCTGAACACAATCAGACCACAAAGCAACATTTGTGCATCTAGACCTGTCTTTTCAATGCCATCTTCTTATGCTGATAGCAGAAGTTGCATGTAAGTGTCAATTGTCTCTAAAAAAATAGAATTTGGTTCTAAaatagaaggaggagagattactagaaacgaGAGTTCTCCTTTTATCTGTCGTTTAATTGTTGGATCAATTGTTGGATCAATTGTTGGATCAGAGAACACACGGTTTTGTGTCCACAACTGGTCAACATTCTACAAAGatccagcaacaacaacaacaaaaatgaccaTGTACattttcaggtaaaataacaacccaatgtttatatcccaggacagattagcagctagctagctagctaaatgttcaCGAGTATTTCATATGTGTTaagacctgtccccaaatgaatatatAGTTGTTGGCATTGGTGTaacatacttaagtaaaaatactttaaagtactacataaGTAGTTTTTTTTTCTGTCATTTAATTTActctttatatttttgacaacttttacttttacttcactacattcctaaagaaaataatgtactttttactccatacattttccctgacacccaaaagtactcgttacattttgaatgcttagcaggacagacatTTTTTTTCCAATTCACATactttatcaagagaacatccctggtcatctggcagactcactaaacacatgtttagtttgtaaattatgtctgagttgtcagtgtgaccctggctatctgtacatttaaaaaaaacaagcaaatGGTGCCCTCTGGTTTActttatataaggaatttgaaatgattttgatacttaagtatattttagccattacatttacttttgatacttactttatattttaaaccaaatactttgactcaagtagaattttactgagtggctttcacttttacttgagtaattttttATTAAgggatctttacttttactacagtatgacTTTGACtacattttccaccactggtagTTGGTTCAGAACGCGaattgatattttaacctgcatgtccTGACCGCGTCTGATGGGGATAGACAAACTCACATGGGCACGGAGCCATTTTGGTCATCATGTGAGTGTTATGTGGGACTAATGTATAAACCCTAGTAAAAAGAATATGATCAACAGTACCCTCCAGTGGACAGAACCAGCAATGCCTCTGCTACTCATGACAGGGATTGAAtaattttgctctctctctctctctctcttttttttaactaggcaagtcaaattcttattgacaatgacggccttccccggccaaaccctaaccaggatgacgctgggccaattgtgcgccgccctatgggactcccaatcatggccggttgtgataccgcCTGAAAtagaacctgggtctgtagtgatgcctctagcactgagatgtagaccactgtgatacagcctggaatcgaacctgggtctgtagtgatgcagttcgttagaccactgtgatacagcctggaatcgaacctgggtctgtaatgatgcctctagcactgagatgcagtgccttagaccactgtgatacagcctggaatcaaacctgggtctgtagtgatgcctctagcattgagatgcagtgcctcagaccactgcaccactctaGCCCCCGCTCCTAATGATATCCTAACTGATGTCCATGttgatagtgatgatagtgggtAATAGAGGTTTACTATCCTGCTGGTCCTAGATCTATAGAGGATGATCTGTGCCAGTTTGAAAATGCAATGTTTAAATGCTCAACTGAATAAATACATGTATATCTTCATATCAGGGCACATGATTTATGCCACATTGAAATTACAATGTTAAAATGGTTCTTTCAAAATTGGAAATGGTAAACAGAAATTGGCAAATGGTTAACAGTAAATGGTCAATGGTTCACAGTAAATGGTTTACAGTAAACGGTAAATGGTTAACAGTAAATGGTCAATGGTTCACAGTAAATGGTTTACAGTAAACGGTAAATGGTTAACAGTAAATGGTCAATGGTTAACAGTAAATGGTTAACAGTAAATGGTTAACAGTAAATGGTCAATGGTTAACAGTAAATGGTTAACAGTAAATGGTTAACAGTAAATGGTTAACAGTAAATGGTTAACAGTAAATGGTCAATGGTTAACAGTAAACGGTAAATGGTTAACAGTAAATGGTTAACAGTAAATGGTCAATGGTTAACAGTAAATGGTTAACAGTAAATGGTCAATGGTTAACAGTAAATGGTAAATCGTTAACAGTAAATGGTAAATGGTTTACAGTAAATGGTCAATGGTTAACAGTAAATGGTTTACAGTAAATGGTCAATGGTTAACAGTAAATGGTCAATGGTTAACAGTAAATGGTCAATGGTTAACAGTAAATGGTAAATCGTTAACAGTAAATGGTCAATGGTTTACAGTAAATGGTCAATGGTTAACAGTAAATGGTAAATCGTTAACAGTAAATGGTCAATGGTTAACAGTAAATGGTTAACAGTAAATGGTCAATGGTTAACAGTAAATGGTTAACAGTAAACGGTAAATGGTTAACAGTAAATGGTTAACAGTAAATGGTTAACAGTAAATGGTCAATGGTTAACAGTAAATGGTTAACAGTAAACGGTAAATGGTTAACAGTAAATGGTTAACAGTAAATGGTAAATGGTTAACAGTAAATGGTTAACAGTAAATGGTTAATAGTAAATGGTAAATGGTTAACAGTAAATGGTCAATGGTTAACAGTAAATGGTTAACAGTAAATGGTTAACAGTAAATGGTTAACAGTAAATGGTAAATGGTTAACAGTAAATGGTAAATGGTTTACAGTAAATGGTTAACAGTAAATCGTTAACAGTAAATGGTAAATGGTTTACAGTAAATGGTCAATGGTTAACAGTAAATGGTTTACAGTAAATGGTCAATGGTTAACAGTAAATGGTCAATGGTTAACAGTAAATGGTCA contains:
- the LOC110533038 gene encoding LHFPL tetraspan subfamily member 5 protein-like gives rise to the protein MSTTEKVETKSKSEKMLPAQEAAKIYHTNYVRNARAVGVLWAIFTICFSIIEMVVFIQPYWIGDSVNTPQAGYFGLFHYCIGNALTSELICKGSALDFASIPSPAFRTALFFVGTSMLLIVGCMVCFTLFWFCNTGSVYKICGWMQFASAILMVMGCMIYPDGWDAPEVKRMCGERTDKYTLGNCTVRWAYILAMICVLDSLILAFLAFTLGNRQDKLLPDDFEVEGQEKQ